The following proteins come from a genomic window of Miscanthus floridulus cultivar M001 chromosome 2, ASM1932011v1, whole genome shotgun sequence:
- the LOC136536133 gene encoding uncharacterized protein: MPNARPARRRRQGTLLQRPPIPYATEPRGRARTGARRHHHHHHIVRVTQDAASASAAGRFGVGVGGKHHGTYVRTHGTGRGETRLDFPRIASIPLPPNAGGPPPPGGRWELLRRKRSERESARTYRHRRAGRRRCRWPFHPLVGAVRRRSRSRNGPRFVVPTCGGRRGRASLLRNQQSRWWKV; encoded by the coding sequence ATGCCGAACGCCCGCCCGGCCCGTCGTCGACGCCAGGGCACGCTTCTTCAACGCCCGCCCATACCATACGCGACCGAGCCGCGGGGACGCGCACGCACCGGCGCACgtcggcaccaccaccaccaccacatcgtgCGCGTCACTCAGGACGCAGCCAGCGCCAGCGCCGCGGGTCGGTTCGGCGTGGGAGTGGGCGGGAAGCATCATGGCACGTACGTACGTACTCACGGCACAGGGCGGGGCGAGACGCGCCTAGATTTTCCGCGCATCGCTTCCATTCCACTTCCACCAAATGCGGGCGGCCCCCCGCCCCCGGGCGGCCGCTGGGAACTGTTGCGTCGAAAGCGATCTGAGCGCGAGTCGGCACGCACTTATCGACACCGGCGGGCGGGGCGACGTCGCTGTCGGTGGCCGTTCCACCCGCTAGTGGGCGCCGTCCGTCGGCGTTCCCGAAGCCGCAACGGCCCCAGGTTTGTTGTTCCCACTTGCGGCGGCCGCAGGGGCAGGGCGTCGCTGCTCCGCAACCAGCAGAGCAGGTGGTGGAAGGTGTAA
- the LOC136538015 gene encoding zinc finger protein 1-like yields the protein MSSMELLHAVIPEKQSEEEAVALMAPAAAAATTTTTSSSATAMSGDEVAHVPQGWAKKKRSRRQRSEEENLALCLLMLSRGGNHRVQAAPPLVPSAAPAAAEFKCSVCGKSFSSYQALGGHKTSHRVKLPTPPPPAALPAAVPLVEVEAPAPLTVIPPPPVEVVVREPATSSTAASSDGAAASSRVHRCSICHKEFPTGQALGGHKRKHYDGGVGGSSALSTDVLPTAAAAAAETSEVGSSGNGSSAARAFDLNLPAVPEFVFRCGKAGKMWEEDEEVQSPLAFKKPRLLMTA from the coding sequence ATGTCTTCCATGGAGCTGCTCCACGCCGTCATCCCGGAGAAGCAGAGCGAGGAGGAGGCGGTCGCGCTGATGGCGcccgcggcggcagcggcgacgaCCACGACCACGAGCAGCAGCGCCACCGCCATGAGCGGCGACGAGGTTGCCCACGTGCCCCAGGGGTGGGCCAAGAAGAAGCGCTCACGGCGCCAGCGCTCGGAGGAGGAGAACCTCGCGCTCTGCCTCCTCATGCTCTCCCGCGGTGGCAACCACCGCGTCCAGGCGGCGCCGCCGCTGGTCCCGTCCGCGGCGCCGGCCGCCGCGGAGTTCAAGTGCTCCGTCTGCGGCAAGTCCTTCAGCTCCTACCAGGCGCTGGGCGGCCACAAGACCAGCCACCGGGTCAAACTgccgacacctcctcctcctgctgctctcCCGGCAGCAGTGCCCCTCGTGGAGGTGGAGGCCCCCGCACCGCTCACCGTCATCCCGCCGCCGCCAGTCGAGGTCGTCGTCCGTGAGCCGGCCACGTCATCCACCGCCGCGTCCTCCGACGGGGCGGCGGCGTCGAGCAGAGTCCACAGGTGCTCCATCTGCCACAAGGAGTTCCCCACCGGCCAGGCGCTGGGCGGGCACAAGAGGAAGCACTACGACGGAGGCGTCGGCGGCAGCAGCGCCTTGTCCACCGACGTCCTGCCCACTGCCGCGGCGGCCGCCGCTGAGACGTCCGAGGTGGGGAGCTCCGGGAACGGGAGCTCCGCCGCCCGCGCGTTCGACCTCAACCTCCCGGCCGTGCCGGAGTTCGTGTTCCGGTGCGGCAAGGCCGGCAAGATgtgggaggaggacgaggaggtgcAGAGCCCGCTCGCCTTCAAGAAGCCCCGCCTCCTCATGACCGCGTGA